In Xyrauchen texanus isolate HMW12.3.18 chromosome 32, RBS_HiC_50CHRs, whole genome shotgun sequence, the following proteins share a genomic window:
- the ptgfr gene encoding prostaglandin F2-alpha receptor, which produces MPYNGSANSGCLVSSDVCNGSCPKREVTVTSTAISMTVGIVSNTLALFTLIKAYRRFRLKSKAAFLLFAGGLVVTDFLGHLINGSLALYVYSSQKDWERFDPNKSLCDFFGVCMAFFGLTPLLLGSLMAVERCIGVTRPLFHTTAMGSYHVKRLLVMTWLLGLLVALLPILIQRPYQMQRSRSWCFFRLHGPRDWVDVLLPILFSVLGLLALLLSLVCNSVTGLTLLQSRVQLNRDHHRHSRNTSHHSEMICQLLAIMLVSCVCWGPILITSIILSLQDHDEDQTYTHMLLVVRMATWNQILDPWVYILLRKAVLKRLFQVALRLCSTHPKPTFWWQDSTLGSYRGANSSVISKPDFICLDGPFLPDTAIQSAHLP; this is translated from the exons ATGCCTTACAATGGGTCAGCAAATTCTGGATGCTTGGTGTCGAGCGACGTGTGTAATGGGAGCTGTCCCAAAAGGGAAGTGACAGTGACCTCGACTGCCATCTCAATGACGGTGGGCATCGTGTCCAACACTCTGGCCCTCTTCACCTTAATCAAAGCCTACCGCAGGTTCAGATTAAAGTCTAAAGCAGCCTTTCTTCTCTTTGCTGGTGGTCTGGTGGTGACTGATTTCTTGGGACATCTGATCAATGGCTCTTTGGCTCTCTACGTTTATTCCTCCCAGAAAGACTGGGAAAGATTTGACCCTAACAAATCTCTATGTGACTTTTTTGGTGTTTGTATGGCTTTCTTTGGCTTGACTCCCCTGCTGCTCGGGAGCTTGATGGCAGTGGAACGCTGTATCGGAGTGACACGTCCTCTTTTCCACACCACAGCTATGGGGTCCTATCATGTTAAGAGGCTGCTGGTTATGACTTGGCTCCTGGGTCTGCTGGTGGCTCTGCTGCCCATCCTGATTCAGCGGCCATACCAGATGCAACGTTCCCGTAGCTGGTGCTTCTTCCGCCTGCATGGTCCGCGTGACTGGGTGGATGTGCTTCTCCCGATATTATTTTCTGTGCTGGGTTTGCTTGCTCTTCTGCTCTCACTAGTTTGCAATTCTGTGACTGGTCTCACACTCCTGCAGAGTCGGGTACAGCTTAACCGAGATCATCATCGCCATAGCCGTAACACATCACACCATTCTGAAATGATCTGCCAGCTTTTGGCCATTATGTTGGTTTCGTGTGTGTGTTGGGGCCCTATTCTG ATAACAAGCATCATCTTAAGCCTACAGGATCATGATGAGGAtcagacatacacacatatgctgCTGGTTGTGCGCATGGCAACATGGAACCAGATTCTTGATCCATGGGTCTACATTCTCCttcggaaagctgttttgaagAGGCTTTTCCAGGTGGCACTGAGACTTTGCAGTACTCATCCCAAACCCACGTTCTGGTGGCAGGACAGTACTCTGGGGAGTTACAGGGGGGCCAATAGCTCAGTGATCAGTAAACCAGACTTCATCTGCCTTGATGGACCTTTCTTACCAGACACAGCCATCCAATCAGCTCACCTCCCTTGA
- the LOC127625852 gene encoding transcription factor BTF3 homolog 4 — protein sequence MNQEKLAKLQAQVRIGGKGTARRKKKVVHRTATADDKKLQSSLKKLAVNNIAGIEEVNMIKDDGTVIHFNNPKVQASLSANTFAITGHAETKQLTEMLPGILSQLGADSLTSLRKLAEQFPRQVLDNKAPKAEDIDEEDDDVPDLVENFDEASKNEAN from the exons ATGAACCAAGAGAAATTGGCTAAACTTCAAGCCCAGGTCCGAATAGGGGGCAAG GGCACAGCACGCAGAAAGAAGAAGGTGGTGCACAGAACAGCAACAGCTGATGACAAGAAACTCCAGAGTTCATTAAAAAAACTTGCAGTTAATAACATAGCTGGCATTGAAGAG GTGAATATGATTAAAGATGATGGAACAGTCATTCACTTCAATAACCCCAAAGTGCAGGCGTCTCTGTCTGCCAATACCTTCGCCATCACCGGTCATGCAGAGACCAAGCAGCTCACAGAAATGCTGCCAGGAATACTCAGTCAACTCGGTGCAGACAGTCTCACGAGTCTGCGCAAACTCGCCGAGCAGTTCCCCAGACAAG TTCTTGACAACAAAGCTCCAAAAGCTGAAGATATTgatgaagaagatgatgatgTCCCAG ATCTTGTAGAGAACTTTGATGAGGCATCAAAGAACGAGGCGAACTGA